The nucleotide sequence TGGCCGGGCTCATTGCCAGACCGTCCCTTTGGCCTTGCCGCGGTTCTTCCCGACGACATCCGGGTTCTGGATCCGCTTCAGGGCGTCCATGGTGGCATGGGCCACGCTGATCGGGTTGGAGCTTCGCAGCGACTTGGTCAGGATGTCCTTGATCCCAGCCAGCTCCATGATGACCCGGACGGCGCCGCCGGCGATGACTCCGGTCCCCTTGGAGGCGGGCCGCAGGACGACGGCGCCGGCGTCGGCCTCGCCCCGCACCAAGTGGGGAATGGTCGTCTCGGCCAGGGTCACCCGGACCAGATGCTTCTTGGCGTTCTCGACGGCCTTGGCGATGGCCGAGGGCACCTCGCGGGCCTTGCCCTTGCCGATGCCGATGACGCCGCGGTAGTTGCCGACCGCGACCAGGGCCGAGAAGCTCAGGTTCTTGCCGCCCTTGACGACCTTGGTCACCCGGCGGATGTGGATGACCTGGTCCTTGAGCTCGCCGATCTCCTCGATCGGCTCCGGGACGGCGGCGGGCTCTTCGACCTTGTCCTTGACGTCTTGCTCTTGCACGATGGTTGCTCCTTGGGCCTAGAACGTCAGCCCGCCCTTGCGCAGGGCCTCGGCCAGGGCCTTGATGCGGCCGTGGTAGGGGTAAATTCCCCGGTCGAAGACGATCTTTTCGATGTTCTTCTCCCGCAGCCGCCGAGCCATCAGCTCGCCCAGCTTCTCGCAGCCGGCCAGGTTTTTGGTGTTCTTGACGGCGGCCTGGAATTCCTTCTCCAGGGTCGAGGCCGCGACCAGAATCGTCCCCGTTTCGTCGTTGACGGCCTGGGTGTAGACGTACCGGTTGCTCTTGAAGACGTGCAACCGGGGCCGTTCGGCCGTCCCGCGCACGGTCTTGCGGATGCGGGCCCGGATCCGGCTCTTGGCTTCGCTCTTGAGGATCGACTTGTCTTTAAGCACCGGTTACCCCCGCTTTCCGTTCTTTCTTGATCAGCTTTTCGCCGACGTAGCGGACGCCTTTCTGCTTGTACGGGTCGGGCTTGCGGAACGACTTGATGTCGATCGCAACCTGGCCCACCCGCTGCTTATCGATGCCCCGAATCGTCAGGAGGGTCGGCTTTTCCACCACCACTTCGACGTCGGGGGGCACGATGTAGATCATCGGCCGGGAGTAGCCCAAAGCCAGCTCGAGCTTGCCCTTGTCCAGCTTGGCCTTGTAGCCGACGCCGACGATCTCCAGTTGCTTCTGGAAGCCCTGGGAGACGCCCAGGATGGCGTTGGCAGCCAGGGCCCGGCACAGCCCGTGCAGGGATTTCTGGGGCTTGGAGTCGTCCCGCCGCTCCAACGTCAGCAGGCCGGCGTCGGCCTTGGCCGTGATGCCGTCGTGGAGCGGAGTGCGGAGCTTGCCCTTCTTGCCTTCGAACTCGATCCCGTCGGGGTGGAGGACCACCTTGACCCCGGCCGGGAGGGGAATCGGTTTTTTGCCTATACGCGACATGGCGGAATCCTTTCCTTCGGCCCTCACCAGATGGTGCAGAGGACCTCGCCGCCCAGCCCCAGCTCCTCGCAGCGCTTGCCGGTGACGACGCCCTGCGACGTGGAGATGACGGCCAGGCCCAGCCCGTCCAGGACCTTGGGGACGGCGTCCCGGGTGCAGAACACCCGGCAGCCGGGCTTGCTGATCCGGCGCGACCCGGTGATGACGGCCGGACCGGCCTCGGAGTACTTGAGGGTCACGGTCAGGACGTTCTGCGGCGCGGTTTCCAGGACCTTGAAGTTCTTGATATAGCCTTCCTCTTTCAGGATCTTGGCGATCTCGACCTTGAGCAGGGAGGAGGGCATCTGAACCTCCCGCCGCTTGATGCGGGAGGCGTTTCGGAGGCGGGTCAAAAAGTCCGAGATGGGATCGACACTCATGGGGTCTCCTTACCAGGACGCCTTGACGATGCCGGGGATCTCGCCCTTGTGGGCCAGCTCGCGGAAGCAGAGCCGGCACATGTCGAACTTCCGGTAATAGCCGCGAGAGCGGCCGCAGATGCGGCAGCGCTTGTGGGTGCGGACGGCGTACTTGGGCTTGCGCAGATACTTGGCGAAGGCCGATGTAGTGGACACGGTCACCTCTCTTTCGTCACGACTCGCGGAAGGGCATGCCCAGCTTCTTGAGCAGGGCGAAGGCCTCGGCGTTCGTCCGCGCCGTGGTGACGATCGTAATATTCATGCCTCGGGTCTTATCGACCTTGGTATAGTCGATCTCGGGGAAGACCAGCTGGTCGCGCAGCCCCATGGTGTAATTGCCGCGGCCGTCGAAGGCCTTGGGCGACACGCCGCGGAAGTCGCGGACGCGGGGCAGGACGACGTTGACCAGGCGGTCCATAAACTCGTACATCCTCTTTTGCCGGAGGGTCACGAAGCAGGCGATGGCGATCCCCTTGCGGAGCTTGAAGGAGGAGATCGACTTCTTGGCCCGAGACACGACCGGGGCCTGGCCGGCGATCTGGGTCAGCTCGGCCTTGGCCGCGTCCAGCAGCTTGGCGTTCTGGATGGCCTCGCCGACGCCGACGTTGATGACGATCTTCTCCAGGCGCGGCACGGCCATCGGATTGGTGATCCCAAATTCCTTCTCCAGCTCGGGCAGGATCTCTTTTTTGTAGCGGTCCAACAGGCGGCTCATCGGAAACTCCTCACTTGGCCTTGTCCAGGGCGCCGTCGCACTTGGGGCAGGTCCGGGACCGGCTGCCGTCCTCGAGCCGCTTGGTCCGCGGCCGGACGCCCGCGGCGCACTCGCCGCAGTAGAGCATCAGCCGGGACAGCGGGATAAGCGCTTCGCGCTCCATGATCCCGCCCTGGCGGTTCTTGGACCGGTCGGGCCGGATGAACTCCTTGACGAAATTCAGCCGCTCGACCAGGGCCTTGCCCTTGGCGGGGTTGACCTGGAGGACCTTGCCGGTCTTGCCTTTGTCTTTGCCCTGGCGGACGATCACGATGTCGTTCTTGCGGATGCCGGCGGCCATCACAGCACCTCCGGCGCCAGGGAGACGATCTTGGTGAACTTCTTCTCCCGCAGCTCGCGGCCGACCGGCCCGAAGACGCGGGTCCCGACCGGCTCGTTGGCCTTGTCGATGATGACGGCAGCGTTGTCGTCGAAGCGGATGTAGGAGCCGTCCCGGCGACGAATCTCCTTGCGGGCCCGGACCACGACGGCCCGGACAACCTTGCCCTTGGCCACCTTGCTGTCGGGCTCGGCTTCGCGGACGGTGGCCGAGATGACGTCGCCGATCGAGCAGATCAGCCCCACCCCGCCGCCCAGCGGCGTGATGCAGCGGATCTTGCGGGCCCCGGAGTTGTCCGCGACCTTGAGCAGGGTATACTGCTGGATCATGGCTTGCTCTCCTCAGCCGGGGTCTCGTCGGCTTTGGTCTCGGCGGCCGGCGTCTCGGCCGCAGGCGTCCCGACGAGGGTCGTCTCGACGATCTCGCTGGCCGTGGCCGTGGCGTCCGCCCCCAGGATCCCGACCACCCGCCAGCGCTTCAGCTTGCTGATGGGCCGGGTCTCGATGATGCGGACCTTGTCGCCGACCTTGCAGGCTTCCAGCTCGTCATGGGCCAGGAAGTTCCTGCGCTGGCGGACGATCTTCTTGTACAGCGGGTGGCGGACTTGCCGCTCCACCCGGACCGTGACGGTCTTGGCCATCTTCTTGGCCACGACCATCCCGACCTTGGTCGTCTTGCGCGAGGGCGCCGTGTTTGTCATGGGGTTGCCGTCCTTCCCTTCGCCTTGTCCTCCTGCAGGATCGTCTCGATGCGGGCGATGTCCTTGCGCAGGGAGCTCATCTTGGCGAAGTTCTCCAGCTGGCCGAGCTCGTTCTGGAAACGGAGCTTGAACAACTGGTCCTTGAGCTCGGCCTTCTTGCGCTCGAGCTCATCCGTGGCCAATTCGCGGAGTTCGTCGGCTTTCATCGCAATTCTCGATTCTCGCGGGAGATGAACCGGGTCAGAACGGGCAGCTTCTGGGCGGCCAGGCGCATGGCCTCGCGGGCCACTTCCTCGGTCACGCCTTCCAACTCGAACAGGACGCGGCCCGGCTTGACGACGTCGACCCAAAACTCGGGGTCGCCCTTGCCCTTGCCCATCCGGACCTCGACGGGCTTCTTGGTCACGGACTTCCAGGGGAAGGCCCGCAGCCACAGCTTGCCGCGCCGCTTCATGAACCGGCTGATGGTGATGCGGCCGGCCTCGAGCTGGCGGGCCGTGACCCAGCCGCACTCCAGGGCCTGCAGGCCGTACTCGCCGAACGACAGCGTCGCGGCGCGTTGGGCTTTGCCCCGCATGCGGCCCCGGGAGGTCTTGCGGTACTTGACTTTCTTCGGCATCAACATGGTCAGATCTCCTCAACCTCCGCGACCTGCGAGGTCATCTTGGCCTTCTCCACATCGCCTTTGTAGATCCAGACCTTGATGCCGATCTGGCCGTAGGTGGTGAAGGCTTCGGTGAACCCGTAGTCGATGTCGGCCCTGAGCGTCTGCAGCGGCAGCTGGCCGCGCAGATACCACTCGGTGCGGGCGATCTCAACTCCGCCCAACCGGCCGGAGCACATGATCTTGATGCCCTTGGCGCCTTGGCGGAGGGCCGACTCGACGGCCTTGCGCATGGCCCGCCGGTAGGCGATCCGTTTCTCCAGCTGGACGGCGATGCCTTCGGCCACCAGCAGCGAGTTGAGCTCGGCCTTATCGATTTCGCGGATATCGACGTAGACTTCCTTCTTGCAGATCTTTTCCAGAAAAATCTTCAGCCCCTCGATCTCCTTGCCGCCGCGGCCGATGATGATGCCCGGCCGGGCGGTGTGGACGAGGACCCGGACCTTGGGTCCGACCCGCTCCACGGCCACCTCGGCAATGCCGGCGTGAAAGTATTTTTCCTTCACGTCCTTCTTCATCTTAAGGTCTTCGTGGATCAAGCGGGCGTATTCCGGGCCATGGGCGAACCAGCGGGAACTCCACTGTTTGTTGAATCCCAGCCGGAAACCGTGCGGATGTGTTTTCTGTCCCATGGCTTACTTCCCTTTCCGTTCTTGGAGATAGACGTGGACGTGACTGGTTCGCTTGAGGACCCGGTAGGCCCGGCCCATGGGCGCCGGGCGGATCCGCTTCCAAGACGGGCCTTGGTCGATGTGGATATCGGCCACGACCAGGGTGTCGACGTCCAGTCCGGGGGATTTCTGTTGGGCGTTGGCGATGGCCGACCGCAGGGTCTTCTCGACGACCAGGGCGGGCTTCTTCTTGGCCGTGAATCGGAGGATGGTCAGGGCCTCGCCGACGAGCCGTTCCCGGATCTGGTCGGCGACCAGCCGGGTCTTCTGGGCCGAGACCCGGACGTGCCGGGTCACGGCGTGCGACAGGTAGACCGGGGCGTCCATGTCACTTCCCCACTTTCACGGCTTTGGCCGCCTTCGAGGTGTGGCCCCTGAAGGTCCGGGTCGGGGAGAACTCGCCCAGCCGGTGGCCGACCATGTTCTCGGTGACGAAGACCGGGATGAACTTGCGGCCGTTGTGGACAGCGATGGTCAAGCCGACCATCTCGGGGATGACGACCGAGCGGCGCGACCAGGTCTTGATGACGGTGCGCTTCGCCGTCTCGCCGGTCATGGCCGAAACCTTGGCCGCGAGATGCGCATCGATGAAGGGTCCTTTTTTCAGCGAACGGCCCATGATTACTTGTTCCTCCGTCTGACGATAAAGACCCGGGTCCGCTTGTTGCGGCGAGTCTTGAAGCCCTTGGTCGGGATGCCCTCGGGCGACACCGGGTGCCGTCCGCCCTTGGCCTTGCCCTCGCCGCCGCCATGCGGGTGGTCGATCGGGTTCATGGCCGTGCCCCGGACGTGGGGCCGCCAGCCGCGCCACCGGGTCCGCCCGGCCTTGCCGATGCTGACGTTCTGGTGGTCGAGGTTGCCGACCTGGCCGATGCTGGCCCGGCAGTCCAGCCCGATCTTGCGGATCTCGCTGGAGGGCAGCCGAACCTGGGCGAAATCGCCCTCTTTGGCCAGGATCTGGGCCCCGGCGCCGGCCGTCCGGCACATCTGGCCGCCGGCGTTCTTGTGCAGCTCGATGTTGTGGATGAGCGTGCCCAGGGGGATGTGGCGCAGCCGGGTGGCGTTGCCGGGGACGATGTCGACGACCCCGTCCGAGGCCAGGACGGCCTGCCCGGGCTTGAGGTCCTTGGGGGCCAGGATGTAGCGCTTCTCGCCGTCCTTGTACTTGATCAGGGCGATGAAAGCGGAGCGGTTGGGGTCGTACTCCATGGTCTCGACGACACCGGGGATCTCCAGCTTGTCGCGCTTGAAGTCGATCTGCCGGTACATGCGCTTGTTGCCGCCGCCGCGATGGCGGGTCGACAGGTGGCCCTTGTTGTTGCGGCCGCCGGACTTGGGCCGGGGCTCGAGGAGCGGCTTGTGCGGCCGGTCGCCCGTCAGCTCCTCGTAGGTCAGGGTCGTCCGATGGCGGAGCCCCGCGGTGAGAGGCCGGAAGGTTTTGATGCCCATGTTACATCGCCTCGAAGTATTCGATCATTTTCTCGCCGGCCTTCAGCCGGACGATGGCTTTCTTCCAATCCTTGGTGTGGCCGGAACTGCGGCCGACCCGGCGCTCCTTGCCGCCCTTGATCTGGGTGTGGACGCTTTCGACCTTGACCTTGAAGAGCTGCTCGACGGCCTTCTTGATCTCGGACTTGTTGGCGCCCAGGGTCACCTCGAAGCAGACTTCGCGGTGCTTGTCCCGCAGGGTCGTGCTCTTTTCGGTGATCACGGGCCGCAGGATGATCTTGGTGGGGTC is from Candidatus Aminicenantes bacterium and encodes:
- the rplV gene encoding 50S ribosomal protein L22, translating into MDAPVYLSHAVTRHVRVSAQKTRLVADQIRERLVGEALTILRFTAKKKPALVVEKTLRSAIANAQQKSPGLDVDTLVVADIHIDQGPSWKRIRPAPMGRAYRVLKRTSHVHVYLQERKGK
- the rplE gene encoding 50S ribosomal protein L5, which encodes MSRLLDRYKKEILPELEKEFGITNPMAVPRLEKIVINVGVGEAIQNAKLLDAAKAELTQIAGQAPVVSRAKKSISSFKLRKGIAIACFVTLRQKRMYEFMDRLVNVVLPRVRDFRGVSPKAFDGRGNYTMGLRDQLVFPEIDYTKVDKTRGMNITIVTTARTNAEAFALLKKLGMPFRES
- the rpsE gene encoding 30S ribosomal protein S5; amino-acid sequence: MEEIGELKDQVIHIRRVTKVVKGGKNLSFSALVAVGNYRGVIGIGKGKAREVPSAIAKAVENAKKHLVRVTLAETTIPHLVRGEADAGAVVLRPASKGTGVIAGGAVRVIMELAGIKDILTKSLRSSNPISVAHATMDALKRIQNPDVVGKNRGKAKGTVWQ
- the rpsS gene encoding 30S ribosomal protein S19, with the protein product MGRSLKKGPFIDAHLAAKVSAMTGETAKRTVIKTWSRRSVVIPEMVGLTIAVHNGRKFIPVFVTENMVGHRLGEFSPTRTFRGHTSKAAKAVKVGK
- the rplF gene encoding 50S ribosomal protein L6; the protein is MSRIGKKPIPLPAGVKVVLHPDGIEFEGKKGKLRTPLHDGITAKADAGLLTLERRDDSKPQKSLHGLCRALAANAILGVSQGFQKQLEIVGVGYKAKLDKGKLELALGYSRPMIYIVPPDVEVVVEKPTLLTIRGIDKQRVGQVAIDIKSFRKPDPYKQKGVRYVGEKLIKKERKAGVTGA
- the rpsH gene encoding 30S ribosomal protein S8, which encodes MSVDPISDFLTRLRNASRIKRREVQMPSSLLKVEIAKILKEEGYIKNFKVLETAPQNVLTVTLKYSEAGPAVITGSRRISKPGCRVFCTRDAVPKVLDGLGLAVISTSQGVVTGKRCEELGLGGEVLCTIW
- the rplX gene encoding 50S ribosomal protein L24, whose translation is MAAGIRKNDIVIVRQGKDKGKTGKVLQVNPAKGKALVERLNFVKEFIRPDRSKNRQGGIMEREALIPLSRLMLYCGECAAGVRPRTKRLEDGSRSRTCPKCDGALDKAK
- the rplB gene encoding 50S ribosomal protein L2, whose product is MGIKTFRPLTAGLRHRTTLTYEELTGDRPHKPLLEPRPKSGGRNNKGHLSTRHRGGGNKRMYRQIDFKRDKLEIPGVVETMEYDPNRSAFIALIKYKDGEKRYILAPKDLKPGQAVLASDGVVDIVPGNATRLRHIPLGTLIHNIELHKNAGGQMCRTAGAGAQILAKEGDFAQVRLPSSEIRKIGLDCRASIGQVGNLDHQNVSIGKAGRTRWRGWRPHVRGTAMNPIDHPHGGGEGKAKGGRHPVSPEGIPTKGFKTRRNKRTRVFIVRRRNK
- the rplR gene encoding 50S ribosomal protein L18, encoding MLKSEAKSRIRARIRKTVRGTAERPRLHVFKSNRYVYTQAVNDETGTILVAASTLEKEFQAAVKNTKNLAGCEKLGELMARRLREKNIEKIVFDRGIYPYHGRIKALAEALRKGGLTF
- the rplP gene encoding 50S ribosomal protein L16 translates to MLMPKKVKYRKTSRGRMRGKAQRAATLSFGEYGLQALECGWVTARQLEAGRITISRFMKRRGKLWLRAFPWKSVTKKPVEVRMGKGKGDPEFWVDVVKPGRVLFELEGVTEEVAREAMRLAAQKLPVLTRFISRENRELR
- a CDS encoding type Z 30S ribosomal protein S14 — translated: MSTTSAFAKYLRKPKYAVRTHKRCRICGRSRGYYRKFDMCRLCFRELAHKGEIPGIVKASW
- the rplW gene encoding 50S ribosomal protein L23, coding for MDPTKIILRPVITEKSTTLRDKHREVCFEVTLGANKSEIKKAVEQLFKVKVESVHTQIKGGKERRVGRSSGHTKDWKKAIVRLKAGEKMIEYFEAM
- the rpsC gene encoding 30S ribosomal protein S3 yields the protein MGQKTHPHGFRLGFNKQWSSRWFAHGPEYARLIHEDLKMKKDVKEKYFHAGIAEVAVERVGPKVRVLVHTARPGIIIGRGGKEIEGLKIFLEKICKKEVYVDIREIDKAELNSLLVAEGIAVQLEKRIAYRRAMRKAVESALRQGAKGIKIMCSGRLGGVEIARTEWYLRGQLPLQTLRADIDYGFTEAFTTYGQIGIKVWIYKGDVEKAKMTSQVAEVEEI
- the rplN gene encoding 50S ribosomal protein L14, whose translation is MIQQYTLLKVADNSGARKIRCITPLGGGVGLICSIGDVISATVREAEPDSKVAKGKVVRAVVVRARKEIRRRDGSYIRFDDNAAVIIDKANEPVGTRVFGPVGRELREKKFTKIVSLAPEVL
- the rpmC gene encoding 50S ribosomal protein L29, coding for MKADELRELATDELERKKAELKDQLFKLRFQNELGQLENFAKMSSLRKDIARIETILQEDKAKGRTATP